A stretch of Candidatus Rokuibacteriota bacterium DNA encodes these proteins:
- the nrfD gene encoding polysulfide reductase NrfD encodes YLFRARWRTSIYRAAEIMTVFAVMTAGLFPLVHLGRMWFGYWLLPYPNQRYLWPNFRSPLLWDVFAISTYLTISAVFLYVGMVPDIAAIRDASTGWRRKIYGVLALGWEGSDRQWRHYRRAYGLFAALNTPLVVSVHSVVSWDFAMALVPGWHSTLFAPFFVDGAIFSGFAMVLVLVLPMRRYFNLYPYIQDKHLDAMGKLILVTSLVLTYFYVCEAFTTWYSADHFERSSLAWKATATYAWAFWLQYFCNSLAPLVLFSRRARLHPPTLFIVSVLVLIGMWFERFNIIVPSLGHDFYPYTWGIFVPAVTDTAIVIGSFAWFFFLFMGFIKLMPSVSIVEVKETIPHPVSGQGHQ; translated from the coding sequence CTACCTCTTCCGGGCCCGCTGGCGGACCTCCATCTACCGGGCGGCCGAGATCATGACGGTTTTCGCGGTCATGACGGCCGGACTCTTCCCGCTGGTCCACCTGGGCCGGATGTGGTTCGGCTACTGGCTCCTGCCGTACCCGAACCAGCGCTACCTCTGGCCCAACTTCCGCTCCCCGCTCCTGTGGGACGTCTTCGCGATCTCGACGTACCTGACCATCAGCGCCGTCTTCCTCTACGTCGGCATGGTCCCGGACATTGCGGCTATCCGCGACGCCTCAACGGGCTGGCGGCGGAAGATCTACGGCGTGCTGGCCCTGGGGTGGGAAGGCTCGGACCGCCAGTGGCGCCACTACCGGCGGGCCTACGGCCTGTTCGCCGCCCTGAACACGCCGCTCGTGGTCTCGGTCCACAGCGTGGTGTCGTGGGACTTCGCAATGGCGCTCGTCCCCGGCTGGCACTCGACCCTCTTCGCGCCGTTCTTCGTTGACGGGGCCATCTTCTCGGGCTTCGCCATGGTGCTGGTCCTCGTGCTGCCCATGCGCCGGTACTTCAACCTCTACCCGTACATCCAGGACAAGCACCTGGACGCCATGGGAAAGCTGATCCTGGTCACGAGCCTGGTCCTGACCTACTTCTATGTCTGCGAAGCCTTCACCACCTGGTACAGCGCCGACCACTTCGAGCGGTCCTCGCTGGCCTGGAAGGCCACCGCCACCTACGCCTGGGCCTTCTGGCTTCAGTACTTCTGCAACAGCCTGGCTCCGCTCGTCCTGTTCTCCCGGCGTGCCCGCCTCCACCCGCCCACCCTCTTCATCGTCTCTGTGCTCGTCCTCATCGGCATGTGGTTCGAGCGCTTCAATATCATTGTGCCGTCCCTGGGCCACGACTTCTATCCCTACACGTGGGGGATCTTCGTGCCTGCGGTGACGGACACTGCGATCGTGATCGGAAGCTTCGCCTGGTTCTTCTTCCTCTTCATGGGGTTCATCAAGCTCATGCCGTCGGTCTCCATCGTCGAGGTGAAGGAGACGATTCCCCACCCGGTCAGCGGGCAAGGGCATCAGTGA
- a CDS encoding DUF3341 domain-containing protein, which yields MVDASVVGIFAEVDTTVRAIHALRGRGLSDFSVYMPIPVDEIQEALEHGKPVSPVRLFTLVGGLTGTLTGFALTIWSSLKWNLVVGGKPIVSIPPFVIIAFELTILLGGLCTLLGLLVLGRLPKLRPSPAYDSRFSADRFGIAVRCPAQMVEVARQCLREAGCQEVSA from the coding sequence ATGGTTGACGCGAGCGTCGTCGGCATCTTCGCCGAGGTGGACACCACGGTCCGGGCGATCCACGCCCTGCGGGGCCGGGGCCTCTCGGACTTCAGCGTCTACATGCCGATCCCCGTCGACGAGATCCAGGAGGCGCTCGAGCACGGTAAACCGGTCAGCCCGGTCCGGCTCTTCACCCTCGTGGGAGGGCTTACGGGCACCCTGACAGGGTTTGCGCTCACGATCTGGTCCTCGCTCAAGTGGAACCTGGTGGTCGGGGGGAAGCCCATCGTGTCGATCCCGCCCTTCGTGATCATCGCCTTCGAGCTGACGATCCTGCTCGGCGGGCTCTGCACCCTCCTCGGGCTCCTGGTCCTCGGCCGGCTTCCGAAGCTCCGCCCCTCACCCGCCTACGACTCCCGCTTCTCCGCCGATCGCTTCGGCATCGCCGTGCGCTGCCCGGCCCAGATGGTCGAGGTAGCCCGGCAGTGCCTCCGCGAAGCCGGATGCCAGGAGGTAAGCGCGTGA
- a CDS encoding cytochrome c, with the protein MKWVFVLVVLLVASAASLMGGVLVMRWEDNMTQTVKIVPGEQVFAMPTGTLPRSGGELGLPREAREVAAKRPNPAGATPDSVARGQRLFVIYCAPCHGREGKGDGPVSPKFVPPPDLTHPSIQGARSDGYMQHVIGSGGAVMPAYGEALSPEERWHVVNFLRSLARR; encoded by the coding sequence GTGAAGTGGGTCTTCGTCCTGGTGGTATTGCTGGTCGCCAGCGCCGCGTCGCTCATGGGGGGCGTCCTCGTCATGCGCTGGGAGGACAACATGACCCAGACGGTGAAGATCGTGCCCGGAGAGCAGGTCTTCGCCATGCCCACCGGCACGCTCCCCAGGAGCGGGGGCGAGCTCGGCTTGCCCCGCGAGGCGCGCGAGGTGGCGGCGAAGCGGCCCAACCCGGCTGGCGCCACGCCGGACTCCGTGGCGAGGGGCCAGAGGCTCTTCGTGATCTACTGCGCCCCCTGCCACGGGCGCGAGGGCAAGGGGGATGGGCCGGTCTCGCCCAAGTTCGTTCCCCCGCCTGATCTCACGCACCCGTCGATCCAGGGGGCCCGGAGCGACGGCTACATGCAGCACGTCATCGGGTCGGGCGGAGCCGTGATGCCGGCGTACGGGGAGGCCCTGTCCCCTGAGGAACGCTGGCATGTCGTGAACTTCCTCAGGAGCCTTGCCAGACGATGA
- the nrfD gene encoding polysulfide reductase NrfD, with the protein MSGRVLILVAVVVIGAAAFFLRVSRDPVQAWGIYLVNLLFWSGLAVTGPAIAGIMELMEARWSPSVKRIALTTIGFLPVSFVLFVVLFAGRAVLYPWVTDPIPEKAAWLNVPFMAARVGLGVLALYGVVWAFASAGFREGEGSAAQQEVDGRRRRALATVMLFLFVIVVSLFGFDLVMSLAPRWYSGLFGGYFTVSTLYTGFCLLALLTVSANRSGAASVPPAAVQDVAKLVFATSILWMYFFWSQYLVIWYGNVPVETKFFVRRFFNPPWRGLSFVILVAGWLIPFAYLLKRLTGRPPARHGPLVLVACLALAAIFLERMMLVFPSVTTAPIFPFGVLELAITAGFFSLFVLSRVLFLARYRPHL; encoded by the coding sequence ATGAGCGGAAGGGTGCTCATTCTCGTCGCGGTCGTCGTCATCGGGGCGGCCGCGTTCTTCCTCCGCGTGAGCCGAGACCCCGTGCAGGCCTGGGGGATTTACCTGGTGAACCTCCTGTTCTGGTCGGGGCTGGCCGTCACCGGTCCAGCCATCGCCGGGATCATGGAGCTGATGGAGGCGCGATGGTCGCCGAGCGTCAAGCGGATCGCGCTGACAACCATCGGGTTTCTTCCGGTCTCCTTCGTGCTCTTCGTCGTTCTCTTCGCGGGTCGCGCGGTCCTCTACCCCTGGGTGACCGATCCGATTCCCGAGAAGGCGGCGTGGCTCAACGTCCCGTTCATGGCAGCCCGGGTCGGCCTCGGAGTCCTGGCACTCTACGGGGTGGTCTGGGCCTTTGCGAGCGCGGGGTTCCGCGAGGGCGAGGGGAGCGCGGCCCAGCAGGAGGTGGACGGGCGGCGCCGCCGCGCGCTGGCGACCGTGATGCTCTTCCTCTTCGTGATCGTGGTGTCGCTCTTCGGCTTCGACCTCGTCATGTCACTGGCCCCCCGGTGGTACAGCGGGCTCTTCGGCGGCTACTTCACGGTCAGCACGCTTTACACGGGCTTCTGCCTGCTGGCGCTGCTGACCGTCTCCGCCAACCGGTCCGGCGCGGCCAGCGTTCCGCCCGCGGCGGTCCAGGACGTGGCCAAGCTCGTGTTCGCCACGAGCATCCTCTGGATGTACTTCTTCTGGTCGCAGTACCTGGTGATCTGGTACGGCAACGTCCCCGTCGAGACGAAGTTCTTCGTCCGGCGCTTCTTCAACCCGCCGTGGCGGGGGCTCTCGTTCGTCATCCTGGTGGCGGGCTGGCTGATCCCGTTCGCCTACCTCCTCAAGCGGCTGACGGGCAGGCCACCGGCGCGCCACGGCCCGCTGGTCTTGGTCGCCTGCCTGGCCCTGGCCGCGATCTTTCTCGAGCGGATGATGCTGGTCTTCCCGTCCGTCACCACAGCGCCGATCTTTCCCTTCGGCGTGCTCGAGCTGGCGATCACGGCCGGGTTCTTCTCGCTCTTCGTCCTGAGCCGGGTCTTGTTTCTGGCTCGCTATCGGCCCCATCTATAG
- a CDS encoding molybdopterin molybdotransferase MoeA, with product MLSVEEALDRVLSRVTPLATERVDLVSALNRALAEPVQVATDIPAWANSSMDGYALRSEDVRRASSERPVTLRVAGRVPAGAVAARPIAPGEAFKILTGAPLPEGADGVIPQEEVETEGEIVKVPRPVGRGEYVRLAGEDLRAGETVLEPGHEIGAAEVGLLATLGYAQVRVFRRPRVAILSTGDELVDLGGALGPGKIPNSNTYALMAQVAAAGGVSVNLGVAGDSPEAIGERLRWGLDADAVISSAGVSVGEFDFVKEALTGLGAELHLWQVAMRPGKPITFGSLGLRPVFGLPGNPVSAMVTFELFVRPALRKMAGHRTLHRPTIRARALAPIPNPGRRRGYLRVTLTPIDGGHGARLTGEQGSGILRSMVMADGLAVIPPDTTIPEAGEVTVINLR from the coding sequence ATGCTCTCGGTCGAAGAGGCCCTGGATCGCGTCCTGTCTCGGGTCACGCCGCTTGCCACGGAGAGGGTGGACCTCGTCTCTGCACTGAACCGGGCGCTCGCGGAGCCCGTGCAGGTCGCCACGGACATCCCGGCGTGGGCCAACTCCTCCATGGACGGGTACGCGCTCCGCTCCGAGGACGTGCGGCGGGCTTCTTCCGAGCGGCCCGTCACGCTCAGGGTCGCGGGACGGGTCCCTGCGGGAGCGGTGGCGGCGCGGCCGATCGCTCCGGGCGAGGCGTTCAAGATCCTCACCGGCGCCCCGTTGCCCGAGGGGGCGGACGGCGTGATTCCCCAGGAAGAGGTAGAAACGGAGGGTGAAATCGTGAAAGTCCCGCGCCCGGTCGGGCGGGGCGAGTATGTGCGGCTTGCCGGAGAGGACCTGCGGGCGGGGGAGACGGTGCTGGAGCCGGGCCATGAGATCGGAGCTGCCGAGGTCGGGCTTCTGGCCACTCTGGGCTACGCTCAGGTCCGCGTCTTCCGGCGCCCCCGTGTCGCGATCCTCTCCACCGGTGACGAGCTGGTCGATCTCGGCGGCGCGCTCGGGCCCGGCAAGATCCCCAACTCCAATACCTATGCCCTTATGGCCCAGGTGGCCGCGGCCGGCGGGGTGTCGGTGAACCTGGGCGTGGCCGGCGACAGCCCGGAGGCCATCGGGGAGCGGCTCCGCTGGGGGCTCGACGCCGACGCGGTGATCTCGTCGGCCGGCGTATCGGTCGGCGAATTCGACTTCGTCAAGGAGGCGCTTACGGGTCTCGGGGCCGAGCTCCACCTCTGGCAGGTCGCCATGCGGCCGGGCAAACCGATCACGTTCGGCTCGTTGGGCCTCCGCCCGGTGTTCGGCCTCCCCGGCAATCCAGTCTCCGCGATGGTCACATTTGAGCTGTTCGTGCGACCGGCCCTGAGAAAGATGGCAGGGCACCGGACGCTCCATCGCCCGACGATTCGCGCTCGCGCCCTGGCGCCGATCCCGAACCCGGGGCGGCGGCGGGGCTATCTCAGGGTGACGTTGACTCCGATTGACGGTGGCCACGGGGCCCGGCTCACGGGCGAGCAGGGCTCTGGGATTCTGCGATCGATGGTGATGGCGGATGGGCTCGCCGTCATACCCCCAGATACGACCATTCCCGAAGCGGGCGAAGTGACTGTTATCAACCTCCGATAA
- a CDS encoding thiosulfate oxidation carrier complex protein SoxZ: MNYARRNFLIGTGLALLLPKEVWAQPALEREHRPQLDLPILSEEPTAVPIQVWVDHPMNPDHFIRSLAVSLDSDPVPYKGKFLFSPLNGRASVAFQMRSGSGGLVKAVADCSSHGRFVATKELRVVEGGCTTAPEKVGRDRLGNPMLRLPRSVKAGEIVEVRTKVDHTSHTGLALKNGRFVREAPEFYVKQMLVYLDDEKVSEFQMTSAVSPNPLIRFPLKAIRSGTLRVVFVNSEGQRWEVSQPLRV; this comes from the coding sequence GTGAATTACGCGCGGCGGAACTTCCTCATAGGGACAGGTCTCGCGCTTCTCCTCCCCAAGGAGGTGTGGGCCCAGCCAGCCCTGGAGCGGGAGCACCGGCCACAGCTCGACCTCCCGATCCTTTCGGAAGAGCCGACGGCGGTGCCGATCCAGGTCTGGGTTGACCATCCGATGAATCCCGACCACTTCATCAGGTCCCTCGCGGTTTCGCTCGACAGCGACCCGGTTCCGTACAAGGGCAAATTCCTCTTCAGCCCGCTCAACGGCCGGGCCTCGGTGGCCTTCCAGATGCGCTCCGGGTCCGGCGGCCTCGTCAAGGCCGTCGCGGACTGCTCGAGCCACGGCCGGTTCGTCGCGACCAAGGAGCTCAGGGTGGTGGAGGGGGGGTGCACGACGGCGCCGGAGAAGGTGGGGCGCGACCGGCTGGGCAACCCGATGCTCCGGCTCCCCCGGTCCGTCAAGGCCGGCGAGATCGTGGAGGTCCGGACCAAGGTGGACCACACCTCGCACACCGGGCTCGCCCTGAAGAACGGGAGGTTCGTGCGCGAGGCCCCGGAGTTCTACGTGAAACAGATGCTCGTCTATCTCGACGACGAAAAGGTCAGCGAGTTCCAGATGACCTCGGCGGTGAGCCCGAACCCGCTGATCCGCTTCCCTCTGAAAGCCATCCGGAGCGGTACGCTCCGCGTGGTGTTTGTCAACAGCGAAGGCCAGCGGTGGGAGGTCTCCCAGCCGCTGCGTGTCTAA
- a CDS encoding beta-propeller fold lactonase family protein, with translation MKQLVRLLVFLVVSSLLVSPALAYTVYVTNQGENTISIIDGKAKKVLRTVKVSQVKPHNAVLSKGNKWLYIANVGSGSVSIFDPATETEVGVIPADKGTHGVTLTPDEKQLWTANVQADTVSVIDLTSRSVIRTIKVGTKPMLVTFTPDGKKAYVSNGGSGDVYVIDVKTFEVTKKLLAGKDAMGTVTAPDGKTVWVTEGGDSIVSVIDTAKDEVAAEIKVGADTHGIVLSRDGKRAYVTVRKEHFVAVLDVPGRKVIAKIPVSELPDIPDLSPDGKELWLTSRKAKAVDVVDTTTNQKIATIPVGMTGDPDPHGLVITK, from the coding sequence ATGAAGCAGCTTGTTCGTCTCCTCGTGTTCCTGGTCGTCTCGTCACTCCTGGTGTCACCGGCCCTGGCCTACACCGTCTACGTGACGAACCAGGGCGAGAACACCATCTCGATCATCGACGGCAAGGCCAAGAAGGTGCTCCGCACCGTCAAGGTCAGCCAGGTCAAACCCCACAACGCGGTCCTCTCCAAGGGGAACAAGTGGCTCTACATCGCCAACGTCGGGTCCGGGTCCGTCTCGATCTTCGACCCCGCGACCGAGACCGAGGTGGGGGTGATCCCAGCCGACAAGGGGACCCACGGGGTGACGCTGACGCCCGACGAGAAGCAGCTCTGGACCGCCAACGTCCAGGCGGACACGGTATCGGTCATCGACCTGACCAGCCGGAGCGTGATCCGCACCATCAAGGTCGGGACCAAGCCGATGCTGGTTACCTTCACGCCGGACGGCAAGAAGGCGTACGTGTCGAACGGGGGCTCCGGCGATGTCTACGTCATCGACGTGAAGACGTTCGAGGTGACCAAGAAGCTCCTGGCGGGCAAGGACGCCATGGGGACGGTGACGGCCCCCGACGGCAAGACGGTCTGGGTGACCGAGGGCGGTGACAGCATCGTCTCGGTGATCGACACCGCCAAGGACGAGGTCGCCGCCGAGATCAAGGTCGGGGCGGACACCCACGGCATCGTCCTCTCGCGGGACGGCAAGCGCGCCTACGTCACCGTGCGGAAGGAGCACTTCGTCGCGGTGCTGGACGTCCCGGGCCGGAAGGTCATCGCCAAGATTCCGGTCTCCGAGCTTCCCGACATCCCGGACCTGTCGCCCGACGGCAAGGAGCTCTGGCTGACGAGCCGCAAGGCGAAGGCGGTAGATGTCGTCGACACCACGACCAACCAGAAGATCGCCACGATCCCGGTTGGGATGACGGGGGATCCCGATCCCCACGGGCTCGTGATCACCAAGTAG
- a CDS encoding YeeE/YedE family protein, with protein MDEPLGLLYLSALVTGFAFGYATQRGGFCLTRALSNYFIMRDATILRAYGLALLVAVVGVHLLVAAGWVEVPIRSFRWLANVLGGLVFGFGMILAGGCSGSTWYRVGEGAVGAWVVLLGFAMGATAMSVGLLAPLRRWLQTPDLKLGESPPTLYNAIGSVVGVGDLSPWWIIIPLGLALAWVLLRGAGEPEHNKWPWPLTGAAVGLLVALGWWTSSFGGTPTGVTFAINTSHILTYPLVGYPTRVNWSMILLIGVPLGAFVAAWQSGEFAWKLPAGWSLVKIFAGGLLMGTGGILAEGCNITQGLTNSATLAVGSLTAFAAMGAGAWVAVRILYLRSG; from the coding sequence ATGGATGAACCCCTCGGGTTGCTTTATCTGTCCGCCCTCGTCACCGGCTTCGCGTTCGGTTACGCGACGCAACGGGGCGGGTTCTGCCTGACGCGGGCGCTCTCCAACTACTTCATCATGCGCGACGCCACGATCCTCCGCGCCTACGGCCTGGCGCTCCTGGTGGCCGTCGTGGGCGTCCACCTCCTCGTCGCCGCCGGCTGGGTCGAGGTTCCGATCCGCTCCTTCCGCTGGCTCGCCAACGTGCTGGGAGGCCTCGTCTTCGGCTTCGGGATGATCCTGGCCGGCGGCTGCTCGGGAAGCACCTGGTACCGCGTGGGAGAAGGGGCGGTCGGGGCCTGGGTCGTCCTCCTCGGCTTCGCCATGGGAGCGACCGCGATGTCCGTCGGCCTGCTGGCCCCGCTGCGCCGGTGGCTTCAGACCCCCGACCTCAAGCTGGGCGAGTCGCCCCCGACCCTCTACAACGCCATCGGGAGCGTCGTTGGTGTTGGCGACCTCTCACCCTGGTGGATCATCATCCCGCTCGGGCTCGCGCTCGCCTGGGTGCTCCTGCGCGGGGCGGGAGAGCCTGAGCACAACAAGTGGCCGTGGCCGCTGACGGGCGCCGCCGTGGGCCTGCTGGTCGCGCTCGGCTGGTGGACATCGAGCTTCGGCGGCACTCCCACCGGCGTGACCTTCGCCATCAACACGAGTCACATCCTCACCTATCCCCTCGTCGGCTACCCGACTCGGGTCAACTGGAGCATGATCCTCCTCATCGGAGTCCCGCTGGGCGCGTTCGTCGCAGCCTGGCAGTCCGGAGAGTTCGCCTGGAAGCTCCCAGCCGGCTGGAGCCTGGTGAAGATCTTCGCTGGGGGGCTGCTCATGGGGACGGGCGGCATCCTGGCCGAGGGCTGCAACATCACGCAGGGGCTGACCAACTCGGCGACGCTGGCGGTCGGAAGCCTCACCGCCTTCGCTGCCATGGGCGCCGGGGCGTGGGTGGCGGTGCGCATCCTCTACCTGCGCAGTGGCTGA